One genomic segment of Mycolicibacterium neworleansense includes these proteins:
- a CDS encoding LmeA family phospholipid-binding protein: MTDPWARPTDQSPPAPTQELPPQPPAPDQPGQPVQVEQPAPEAPQPQDSSALAKVKKLFSDPLSVVLVFVIVVALVAAGVLGSELYARNRADQIVASTVECVVGDGAKASFDPLPPFLMQHISGHYTNINVETAGNQIREAKGMQVKLGIKDVRIKETADSSGTVGSLVADINWSTDGIRQTVADMVTLPFIGSAISDVRTNPSNGTIELKSLLGTITAKPSVVNKGISLQIVDLSAIGLSWPRETLQPILDKFTAQITEDYPMGIHADSVQVTDSGVVAKFSTTNAKMPKPADDPCFGKL, translated from the coding sequence GTGACCGATCCCTGGGCTCGCCCAACCGACCAGTCCCCGCCAGCACCTACCCAGGAGCTGCCCCCGCAGCCCCCGGCGCCGGATCAGCCGGGGCAGCCGGTTCAGGTCGAGCAGCCGGCACCCGAGGCGCCCCAGCCGCAGGACTCGTCGGCGCTGGCCAAGGTCAAGAAGCTGTTCTCGGACCCGCTGTCGGTGGTGCTGGTCTTCGTGATCGTGGTGGCCCTGGTCGCCGCCGGGGTGCTCGGCTCTGAGCTCTACGCCCGCAACCGCGCCGACCAGATCGTGGCCTCCACGGTGGAATGCGTCGTCGGGGACGGCGCGAAGGCGTCGTTCGATCCGCTACCGCCGTTCCTGATGCAGCACATCTCGGGGCACTACACCAACATCAACGTCGAGACCGCGGGCAACCAGATCCGCGAGGCCAAGGGCATGCAGGTCAAGCTGGGCATCAAGGATGTCCGGATCAAGGAGACCGCCGACTCCAGCGGCACCGTCGGCTCGCTGGTCGCCGACATCAACTGGAGCACCGACGGTATCCGTCAGACCGTGGCCGACATGGTCACGCTGCCGTTCATCGGCTCGGCCATCTCCGACGTTCGGACCAACCCGTCCAACGGGACCATCGAACTCAAGAGTCTGCTCGGCACCATCACCGCCAAGCCCTCGGTGGTCAACAAGGGCATCTCGCTGCAGATCGTCGACCTGAGCGCGATCGGCCTGTCCTGGCCGCGGGAGACCCTGCAGCCGATCCTGGACAAGTTCACCGCCCAGATCACCGAGGACTACCCGATGGGCATCCACGCCGACAGCGTGCAGGTCACCGACAGCGGCGTGGTGGCCAAGTTCTCCACCACGAACGCCAAGATGCCCAAGCCCGCCGACGACCCCTGCTTCGGCAAGCTCTGA
- a CDS encoding heparin-binding hemagglutinin, with protein MTEKTQPTIEDLKAPLLAAVGAADLALATVNEIVASLRERAEGARTDAEARVEEGRARLTKLQEDLPAQFDELRDKFTSEELRKAAEGYADQATATYNKLVERGEAALERLRNQPAIEEAASRVEGYTDQVSELTQEALGTVATQTRAVGERAAKLVGVELPKKAEKAAPAPAPAKKAPAKKAAPATAAKKAAPAAKKTTAAPAKKVTQK; from the coding sequence ATGACCGAGAAGACTCAGCCCACCATCGAAGACCTCAAGGCCCCGCTGCTGGCTGCCGTCGGTGCCGCCGACCTGGCCCTGGCCACGGTCAACGAGATCGTCGCCAGCCTGCGTGAGCGTGCCGAGGGTGCCCGCACCGACGCCGAGGCCCGCGTCGAAGAAGGCCGCGCCCGCCTGACCAAGCTGCAGGAAGACCTGCCGGCGCAGTTCGACGAGCTGCGCGACAAGTTCACCTCCGAGGAACTGCGCAAGGCCGCCGAGGGCTACGCCGATCAGGCCACCGCGACCTACAACAAGCTGGTCGAGCGCGGCGAGGCGGCGCTGGAGCGCCTGCGCAACCAGCCGGCGATCGAGGAAGCCGCCAGCCGGGTCGAGGGCTACACCGACCAGGTCAGCGAGCTGACCCAGGAGGCGCTGGGCACCGTGGCGACCCAGACCCGCGCGGTCGGCGAGCGTGCCGCCAAGCTGGTCGGTGTCGAACTGCCGAAGAAGGCCGAGAAGGCCGCGCCGGCTCCCGCCCCCGCCAAGAAGGCCCCGGCCAAGAAGGCTGCGCCGGCGACTGCCGCCAAGAAGGCCGCCCCGGCCGCCAAGAAGACCACGGCCGCCCCGGCCAAGAAGGTCACCCAGAAGTAA
- a CDS encoding TetR/AcrR family transcriptional regulator, with translation MAQQTPPVAVKTDGRKRRWHQHKVERRNELVDGTLEAIRRQGSNVSMDEIAAEIGVSKTVLYRYFVDKNDLTTAVMMRFAQTTLIPNMAAALSSNLDGFALTREIIKVYVETVAAEPEIYPFVMANNSASKSKAVADSEQIIARMLAVMLRRRMAQVGMDTRGAEAWAFHTVGGVQLATHSWMSNPRMTPDELIDYLTMLSWNALCGIVEVGGSLEKFNSLPHPSPVLPPQLLD, from the coding sequence GTGGCACAGCAGACTCCGCCGGTGGCGGTGAAGACCGATGGACGCAAGCGGCGCTGGCACCAGCACAAGGTGGAGCGGCGCAATGAGCTGGTAGACGGCACCCTCGAAGCGATCCGGCGCCAGGGCAGCAACGTCAGCATGGACGAGATCGCCGCCGAGATCGGTGTGTCCAAGACCGTGCTGTACCGCTACTTCGTCGACAAGAACGACCTCACCACCGCGGTGATGATGCGCTTCGCCCAGACCACCCTGATCCCGAACATGGCTGCCGCCCTGTCGTCCAACCTCGACGGTTTCGCCCTCACCCGCGAGATCATCAAGGTGTACGTGGAAACCGTTGCGGCCGAACCGGAGATCTATCCGTTCGTGATGGCGAACAACTCGGCCAGCAAGAGCAAGGCCGTCGCCGATTCCGAGCAGATCATCGCCCGCATGCTGGCCGTCATGCTGCGTCGCCGGATGGCCCAGGTCGGGATGGACACCCGCGGCGCCGAGGCGTGGGCGTTCCACACCGTCGGCGGCGTGCAGCTGGCCACCCACTCCTGGATGTCCAATCCGCGGATGACACCCGACGAACTGATCGACTACCTGACCATGCTGTCCTGGAACGCACTCTGCGGCATCGTCGAAGTCGGCGGCTCGCTGGAAAAGTTCAACTCACTGCCGCACCCGTCACCGGTTTTGCCGCCACAACTGCTTGACTGA
- a CDS encoding DUF445 domain-containing protein, giving the protein MAHRSDEGVRAPAAPRPSFAETLAGADSVADAERLRGLRRMKLVALGFLVGATVIFLLCTWAQSRGAAGWVGYVRAAAEAGMVGALADWFAVTALFKHPLGIPIPHTAIIKRKKDQLGEGLGTFVRENFMSPEVIATKLRDAQVAGRLGKWLCDRPHAERVAAEASTVLRVGVEMLRDEDVQHVLDRMIVKRIAEPKWGPPIGRVLSTLLQEGRQEALIQLLCDRAFQWSLNSGEVIERVIERDSPTWSPRWVDHLVGDRIHRELMDFTDKVRRNPDHELRRSATRFLFEFADDLQHDEATIQRAENVKEQIMGRDEVARAAETAWAAAKRIILESVDDPSSALRTRIADSVMRVGESLRDDAELRDKVDNWIIRGAKHLVAEYGTEITAIITETIERWDADEASRRIELHVGRDLQFIRINGTVVGSLAGLIIYSIAQLLF; this is encoded by the coding sequence GTGGCACATCGATCCGACGAGGGAGTCCGCGCGCCTGCGGCCCCGCGGCCGAGTTTTGCCGAGACGCTGGCCGGCGCGGACAGCGTCGCCGACGCCGAGCGTCTGCGTGGTTTGCGGAGGATGAAGCTTGTCGCGCTGGGCTTCCTGGTCGGCGCCACGGTGATCTTCCTGTTGTGCACGTGGGCGCAGTCGCGGGGCGCGGCCGGGTGGGTCGGTTACGTGCGGGCCGCGGCCGAGGCGGGCATGGTCGGCGCGCTTGCCGACTGGTTTGCGGTGACGGCGCTGTTCAAGCACCCGCTGGGGATTCCCATCCCGCACACGGCGATCATCAAACGCAAGAAAGACCAGCTCGGAGAGGGTCTGGGCACGTTCGTCCGGGAGAACTTCATGTCTCCCGAGGTCATCGCGACCAAGTTGCGTGACGCCCAGGTGGCGGGCCGGCTGGGGAAGTGGCTGTGCGACCGTCCGCATGCCGAGCGGGTCGCCGCCGAGGCGTCGACCGTGCTGCGCGTCGGGGTGGAGATGCTGCGCGACGAGGATGTCCAGCATGTGCTGGACCGGATGATCGTCAAGCGGATCGCCGAACCGAAGTGGGGGCCGCCGATCGGCCGGGTGCTGTCGACGCTGTTGCAGGAAGGTCGTCAGGAAGCGCTGATCCAGTTGCTGTGCGACCGGGCGTTCCAGTGGTCGCTGAACTCCGGCGAGGTCATCGAGCGCGTCATCGAGCGGGATTCGCCGACCTGGTCGCCGCGCTGGGTGGACCACCTGGTCGGGGACCGGATCCATCGGGAGCTGATGGACTTCACCGACAAGGTCCGTCGCAATCCCGACCACGAGCTGCGGCGTTCGGCCACCCGGTTCCTGTTCGAGTTCGCCGACGATCTGCAGCACGACGAGGCGACGATTCAGCGGGCGGAGAACGTCAAGGAACAGATCATGGGCCGCGACGAGGTGGCCCGGGCGGCCGAGACGGCGTGGGCGGCGGCCAAGCGGATCATCCTGGAGTCGGTGGACGACCCGTCCTCGGCGCTGCGGACCCGGATCGCCGACTCGGTGATGCGGGTCGGGGAGTCGTTGCGCGACGACGCCGAGCTACGCGACAAGGTCGACAACTGGATCATCCGGGGCGCAAAACACCTGGTTGCCGAGTATGGGACCGAGATCACAGCAATCATCACCGAGACCATCGAACGTTGGGATGCCGACGAGGCGAGCCGCCGGATTGAGCTTCATGTGGGCCGTGACCTGCAGTTCATCCGGATCAACGGCACCGTGGTGGGTTCGCTGGCGGGTCTGATCATCTATTCGATAGCCCAACTACTCTTCTGA
- a CDS encoding DUF2516 family protein has protein sequence MQLANLAGVIVFVLVVAVFFVGVYALVHAAMQRPDAYTATGKLTKPVWLAILGVSLLLALLLRDAFGAAIAACASGVYLVDVRPKLLEIQGKSR, from the coding sequence GTGCAACTTGCCAACCTTGCGGGCGTCATTGTCTTTGTACTGGTCGTCGCCGTCTTCTTCGTGGGCGTCTACGCGCTCGTGCACGCCGCCATGCAGCGTCCCGACGCCTATACGGCGACCGGCAAGCTGACCAAGCCGGTATGGCTGGCCATCCTCGGGGTGAGCCTGCTGCTGGCCCTGCTGCTGCGCGACGCCTTCGGAGCCGCCATCGCGGCCTGCGCCAGCGGGGTCTACCTCGTCGACGTGCGGCCGAAGCTGCTGGAGATCCAGGGAAAGTCCCGCTGA
- a CDS encoding DUF2505 domain-containing protein, translating to MPRSFDMATDYEGSVEQVHRAFGDERYWLARLADSGADETSLDTLTVTGDGGIEAATTQILHADRLPGLVSQFHRGDLRIRREEQWQPIRDGASRGTVNGAIPGAPVSLSGIATLAKTDGGSRLSVHISVEVRVPLVGGKIESFIGTQLVELLKAEQRFTSVWITDRG from the coding sequence ATGCCGCGATCATTCGACATGGCAACCGACTACGAAGGCAGCGTCGAACAGGTCCACCGGGCATTCGGTGACGAACGGTATTGGCTGGCCCGGCTGGCCGATTCGGGGGCCGACGAAACCTCGCTGGACACCCTGACGGTGACCGGCGACGGCGGGATCGAGGCGGCCACCACTCAGATCTTGCACGCGGACCGTCTGCCCGGGCTGGTGTCGCAGTTTCACCGCGGCGATCTGAGGATCCGGCGCGAAGAGCAGTGGCAGCCGATCCGAGACGGCGCGTCCCGCGGCACGGTCAACGGGGCGATCCCCGGGGCGCCGGTGTCCCTGTCCGGAATCGCCACGCTCGCCAAGACCGATGGTGGGTCCCGGCTGTCGGTGCACATCTCGGTAGAGGTGAGGGTGCCGCTCGTCGGCGGCAAGATCGAGAGCTTCATCGGCACACAGCTGGTCGAACTGCTGAAAGCCGAGCAGCGATTCACTTCGGTGTGGATCACCGATCGGGGCTGA
- a CDS encoding methyltransferase domain-containing protein has protein sequence MSGSPSTSRPVGAVTRGTTGYNRLRRSDRWLVHSPRVRTVLRAAADPLVVDLGYGALPVTTLELAARLQSVRPDVRVVGLEIHPERVATARAVAGATDVQFALGGFELAGLRPVLVRAFNVLRQYPVEAVPDAWATMSRRLGPGGLIVDGTCDELGRRCCWVLLDEAGPVSLTLACDPFSIERPSDLAERLPKVLIHHNVEGQPIHALLSAADRAWASAAGHGVFGPRVRWRAMVELLRAEGYPVDAARRRMRDGVLTVPWAAVAPATK, from the coding sequence CTGAGTGGATCTCCGAGCACGTCTAGACCCGTCGGCGCGGTCACCCGTGGCACCACCGGGTACAACCGGCTGCGCCGCAGCGACCGCTGGCTGGTGCACTCGCCGCGGGTGCGCACGGTGTTGCGGGCAGCCGCAGATCCGCTGGTGGTCGATCTCGGGTACGGCGCCCTGCCGGTGACGACGCTCGAGCTGGCGGCCCGGCTGCAGTCGGTACGGCCGGACGTCCGGGTGGTCGGGCTGGAGATCCACCCCGAGCGGGTGGCCACCGCGCGGGCGGTAGCCGGCGCGACCGACGTGCAGTTCGCGCTCGGCGGGTTCGAGCTGGCCGGGCTGCGCCCGGTGTTGGTGCGCGCGTTCAACGTGTTACGGCAGTACCCGGTCGAGGCGGTACCGGATGCCTGGGCCACGATGTCGCGCCGGCTCGGGCCCGGCGGGCTGATCGTCGATGGAACCTGCGACGAGCTGGGCCGCAGGTGTTGCTGGGTGCTGCTGGACGAGGCCGGGCCGGTGAGCCTGACCCTGGCCTGCGACCCGTTCAGCATCGAACGCCCCTCGGACCTGGCCGAACGCCTGCCCAAGGTGCTCATTCACCACAACGTCGAGGGGCAGCCGATCCACGCGCTGCTCAGCGCGGCCGACCGGGCGTGGGCCAGCGCTGCCGGGCACGGCGTGTTCGGTCCGCGGGTGCGGTGGCGGGCCATGGTCGAGCTGTTGCGCGCCGAGGGTTACCCGGTCGACGCGGCACGCCGCCGGATGCGTGACGGGGTGCTGACGGTGCCCTGGGCTGCGGTGGCGCCAGCCACAAAGTAG
- a CDS encoding carbon-nitrogen hydrolase family protein, with protein sequence MRIALAQIATGTDPSSNLEMVGEFTRRAAAAGARLVLFPEATMCRFGVPLAPVAESLDGPWATGVREIAARAGVVVVAGMFVPSEDGRVTNTLIATGPGVDAHYHKIHLYDAFGFTESRTVASGFEPSTITVDGATVGLTTCYDVRFPELYVELARRGAQLITVHASWGSGPGKLEQWTLLARARALDTTGFVAAVDQAYPGDEIAKVGPTGVGGSLVSSPTGEVLASAGAEEQLLVVDVDLDAANQVRDTIAVLQNRSQFAQLGKAQSLG encoded by the coding sequence ATGCGAATTGCCCTGGCGCAGATCGCCACCGGCACGGACCCGTCGTCGAACCTGGAGATGGTCGGTGAGTTCACCCGGCGCGCCGCCGCGGCCGGGGCCCGGTTGGTGTTGTTCCCCGAGGCGACGATGTGCCGGTTCGGCGTGCCACTGGCCCCGGTTGCCGAGAGCCTCGACGGCCCGTGGGCGACGGGGGTGCGGGAGATCGCGGCCCGGGCCGGAGTGGTCGTGGTGGCCGGGATGTTCGTTCCCAGCGAGGACGGGCGGGTCACCAACACCCTGATCGCGACGGGACCCGGGGTCGACGCGCACTACCACAAGATCCATCTCTACGACGCCTTCGGATTCACCGAATCTCGCACTGTCGCATCGGGTTTCGAACCGTCCACGATCACCGTCGACGGCGCGACGGTCGGCCTGACCACCTGTTACGACGTCCGCTTCCCGGAGCTCTACGTGGAACTGGCCCGGCGCGGTGCCCAACTGATCACCGTGCATGCCTCGTGGGGGTCCGGCCCCGGCAAGCTCGAGCAGTGGACCCTGCTGGCCCGGGCCCGCGCACTGGACACCACCGGCTTCGTCGCCGCGGTGGACCAGGCCTATCCGGGGGACGAGATCGCCAAGGTCGGCCCGACGGGAGTCGGCGGCAGTCTGGTGTCCTCCCCCACCGGCGAGGTGCTGGCTTCGGCCGGCGCCGAGGAACAGTTGCTGGTCGTCGACGTCGACCTGGATGCCGCCAACCAGGTCCGGGACACCATCGCGGTGCTGCAGAACCGCTCACAATTCGCTCAGTTGGGTAAGGCACAATCGCTGGGGTGA
- a CDS encoding helix-turn-helix domain-containing protein, with the protein MTQEENLAAVVSNAAQDIGSFIRAQREAAQVSVRQLAEKAGVSNPYLSQIERGLRKPSADVLNQIAKALRVSAEVLYVRAGILEPSEPSEVRDAIVNDVGITERQKQVLLDIYTSFRQQNEAEAGEEPTTD; encoded by the coding sequence ATGACGCAAGAAGAGAATCTCGCGGCTGTCGTCTCCAACGCCGCGCAGGACATCGGAAGCTTCATCCGGGCCCAGCGTGAGGCGGCACAGGTATCGGTTCGGCAGTTGGCCGAGAAGGCCGGCGTCAGCAATCCCTACCTGAGCCAGATCGAACGGGGATTGCGGAAACCCTCCGCCGACGTGCTCAACCAGATCGCGAAGGCACTTCGGGTGTCTGCGGAAGTCCTCTATGTGCGCGCCGGGATCCTCGAACCCAGCGAGCCCAGCGAGGTCCGCGACGCCATCGTGAACGACGTGGGGATCACCGAACGGCAGAAGCAGGTGCTGCTCGACATCTACACATCGTTTCGTCAGCAGAACGAAGCCGAAGCAGGTGAGGAGCCGACAACTGACTGA
- a CDS encoding DUF2599 domain-containing protein, protein MRSPSAALGAACFALGAALTSAPGVAADPGAGHMYVDHVAWAKWGDMSSLRVYPTDAARALARQPGTTPQADQGWAEVLSLSPDADLPGMREQFLCHWTFAELAEPGKTSWNLEPWRPEVTPEVMVASGCNPGGSEEPF, encoded by the coding sequence ATGCGCTCACCATCGGCCGCGCTCGGCGCGGCATGCTTCGCGCTGGGCGCGGCACTGACCTCGGCCCCCGGCGTCGCCGCCGACCCCGGGGCCGGCCACATGTACGTCGACCACGTCGCATGGGCCAAATGGGGCGACATGTCGAGCCTGCGCGTCTATCCCACCGACGCCGCCCGCGCATTGGCCCGTCAGCCGGGTACCACGCCACAGGCTGATCAGGGCTGGGCCGAGGTGCTGAGCCTGTCCCCGGACGCCGACCTGCCCGGGATGCGTGAGCAGTTCCTGTGTCACTGGACGTTCGCCGAACTCGCCGAACCCGGCAAGACCAGCTGGAACCTGGAGCCGTGGCGGCCCGAGGTCACTCCCGAGGTGATGGTGGCCAGCGGATGCAATCCCGGCGGCAGCGAGGAGCCGTTCTGA
- a CDS encoding UDP-N-acetylmuramate dehydrogenase codes for MVSSYVAGVAVAEAVALAPLTTLRVGPVADRVLTCTSTDQLIDVLRAVSDPILVLAGGSNVVLADDLGDTMPDLTVVRVANTAITVEGNLLRAEAGAVFDDVVVTSLQHGLGGLECLSGIPGSAGATPVQNVGAYGAEVADTISRVRLLDRRTGEVRWAAPEELKFGYRTSILKHSDAVIVLEVEFALDPAGRSAPLRYRELATALGVEPGERADPMRVRQTVLQLRAGKGMVLDADDHDTWSVGSFFTNPVVSQAEFERVQAIYRADPSAGDGPVPHYPAPDGVKLAAGWLVEHAGFGKGYPGDGAPARLSTKHALAVTNRGEANSADVIALARAVQAGVKERFGITLQPEPILLGCDLSVP; via the coding sequence GTGGTCAGTTCGTATGTTGCCGGTGTCGCGGTCGCCGAGGCGGTTGCGCTGGCGCCGCTGACCACGTTGCGGGTCGGCCCGGTGGCCGACCGGGTGCTCACCTGCACCAGCACCGATCAGCTGATCGATGTGCTGCGCGCGGTGTCCGACCCGATCCTGGTGCTGGCCGGCGGGTCCAACGTGGTGCTGGCCGACGACCTGGGCGACACGATGCCCGACCTCACCGTGGTGCGCGTGGCCAATACCGCCATCACCGTCGAGGGCAACCTGCTGCGTGCCGAGGCCGGCGCCGTGTTCGACGACGTCGTCGTCACCTCCCTGCAGCACGGCCTGGGCGGGCTCGAATGCCTGTCCGGGATACCGGGATCGGCCGGGGCCACCCCGGTGCAGAACGTCGGCGCGTACGGGGCCGAGGTCGCCGACACCATCAGCCGGGTGCGGCTACTGGACCGGCGCACAGGCGAAGTCCGTTGGGCCGCACCGGAAGAACTCAAGTTCGGGTACCGAACCAGCATCCTCAAACACTCCGATGCCGTCATCGTGCTGGAAGTCGAGTTCGCGCTCGATCCGGCGGGTCGCAGCGCACCGCTGCGCTACCGCGAACTGGCCACCGCGCTGGGTGTCGAACCGGGGGAGCGCGCCGACCCGATGCGGGTTCGCCAGACCGTGCTGCAGTTGCGCGCGGGCAAAGGCATGGTGCTCGACGCGGACGACCACGACACCTGGAGCGTCGGGTCGTTCTTCACCAATCCGGTGGTGTCGCAGGCCGAGTTCGAGCGGGTGCAGGCGATCTACCGGGCCGACCCGTCGGCGGGGGACGGACCGGTTCCGCACTACCCCGCACCGGACGGGGTCAAGCTGGCCGCCGGCTGGCTCGTCGAGCACGCCGGCTTCGGCAAGGGCTATCCCGGTGACGGTGCTCCCGCACGGCTTTCCACCAAACATGCGCTGGCTGTGACGAATCGTGGCGAGGCGAACAGTGCCGACGTGATTGCGCTGGCCAGAGCGGTGCAGGCGGGCGTGAAGGAGCGCTTCGGGATCACTCTGCAGCCCGAACCGATTCTGCTTGGGTGCGATCTATCAGTACCCTAG
- a CDS encoding DUF2505 domain-containing protein — protein MSRSRQTTMAFDAPAETIYAAYANDEYWQALMDRYDDLTPGKSDLTEFRSDERGIEVEFRQVLPRAELPPILRGVIPLDMAITRRQMFEPFGRHSANGHYTASVSHVPGRLDGRYVLAGVAAGSRLKVDSKCKVPMPLIGGKLEDMVLQSVNDVFTIEGAFTAEWISEHV, from the coding sequence ATGAGCCGAAGCCGGCAGACGACGATGGCGTTCGACGCACCCGCCGAGACGATCTATGCCGCGTATGCGAACGACGAGTACTGGCAGGCCCTGATGGACCGATACGACGACCTCACGCCCGGTAAATCCGACCTCACCGAATTCCGCTCCGACGAGCGCGGGATCGAGGTCGAGTTCCGGCAGGTGCTGCCGCGCGCGGAGCTGCCCCCGATCCTGCGCGGGGTGATACCGCTCGACATGGCCATCACCCGCAGGCAGATGTTCGAACCGTTCGGCCGGCACAGCGCGAACGGCCACTACACAGCCTCGGTTTCGCACGTCCCGGGCCGGCTCGACGGACGCTACGTGCTTGCCGGGGTTGCCGCGGGGAGCCGGCTGAAGGTCGACAGCAAGTGCAAGGTGCCGATGCCCCTGATCGGCGGCAAGCTCGAAGACATGGTCCTGCAGTCGGTCAACGACGTGTTCACCATCGAGGGGGCGTTCACCGCTGAGTGGATCTCCGAGCACGTCTAG
- the deoC gene encoding deoxyribose-phosphate aldolase, whose product MGGYPRAQVAALVDHTLLKPEATVADVEKLVAEAVDLGVFSVCVSPSLVTAAAAVAPSGLAVAAVSGFPSGKHLAEIKARESELAVAAGAGEIDMVIDVGLALMGDLDATAAEVAAVRAAVPGATLKVIVESAALLEFSGEALLQEVCRAAVAAGADFVKTSTGFHPSGGASTRAVELMARAVPDGVRVKASGGIRTAEAAVAMLDAGATRLGLSGTRAVLDGLSG is encoded by the coding sequence ATGGGTGGTTATCCGCGGGCCCAGGTGGCGGCCCTGGTCGACCACACCCTGCTCAAACCCGAGGCCACGGTCGCTGACGTCGAGAAGCTGGTGGCCGAGGCCGTCGACCTCGGGGTGTTCTCGGTGTGCGTGTCGCCATCGCTGGTGACGGCCGCCGCCGCAGTCGCCCCGTCCGGCCTGGCGGTGGCCGCCGTGTCCGGCTTCCCGTCGGGCAAGCACCTGGCCGAGATCAAGGCCCGTGAATCCGAACTGGCCGTCGCCGCCGGAGCGGGCGAGATCGACATGGTGATCGACGTCGGGCTTGCCCTCATGGGTGATCTGGACGCGACGGCGGCCGAGGTGGCCGCGGTGCGTGCCGCCGTGCCCGGTGCCACGCTGAAGGTCATCGTCGAATCCGCGGCCCTGTTGGAGTTCTCCGGCGAGGCGTTGTTGCAGGAGGTATGCCGCGCTGCCGTCGCTGCCGGGGCCGACTTCGTCAAGACCTCCACCGGCTTTCACCCCAGCGGCGGCGCCTCGACCCGCGCCGTCGAACTGATGGCGCGTGCGGTGCCCGACGGGGTCAGGGTCAAGGCCAGCGGCGGCATCCGCACCGCCGAGGCCGCCGTGGCCATGCTCGACGCCGGTGCCACCCGGCTCGGCCTGTCGGGCACCCGGGCGGTGCTCGACGGCCTCAGCGGGTAA